Genomic window (Candidatus Effluviviaceae Genus I sp.):
ATCGCTTCGGCCGCCTGGGGCGCCTTCGCGGCGTCACGGTACAGGATCGAAGCGCACCCCTCCGGCGAGATCACGGAGTAGACGGAGTACTCGAGCATAAGGACCCTGTCGCCGACCCCGATCCCCAGGGCGCCGCCGCTCCCCCCCTCGCCGATGACCACGACGACGATCGGAACGGGCAGGCGCGCCATCTCTCGCAGGTTCAGCGCGATGGCCTCCGCCTGGCCGCGCTCCTCGGCGCCGATGCCCGGGTACGCCCCCGGTGTGTCGACGAACGACACGATCGGTCGACCGAACTTCCCCGCCAGGTGCATGAGCCGGAGCGCCTTTCGGTATCCCTCGGGATGCGCCATGCCGAAGTTCCGCCGGATGTTCTCCTTCGTGTCCCGTCCCTTCTGCTGCCCTATGATGACGACCCTCCGACCGCCGAAGAACCCGAGACCGCCCACGATGGCCTCGTCGTCGCCGAACCGCCGGTCTCCGTGGAGCTCCAGAAACTCCACGCCGAGCATTCTGATGTAGTCGAGCGTGTAGGGTCGCTTCGGATGTCGGGCGATCTGCGTGATCTGCCAGCGGCTGAGCCTGCCGTAGATCTGCTTGCGGAGCTCGCCGGCCTTCGCCTCGAGGCGCGCAAGCTCCCGAGCGACGTCGATGCTCTGGCTGTCGGCGAAGCTCCGGAGCTCGTCGATCCTCTGTTCCAGCTCGAGGAGCGGCTTCTCGAACTCCAGCCATCCCACCATGCTCGAGCCTCCTCGGGCGCCGCCGGGCACCCCAGGGCCGTCAGCTCAGAAGCTGTCGTGGAAGATGAACGCGATCGACCTGCTCGACGGCTCGGGCGAGTTCCTCGAGCCCGTGAGATTCCTGAGCAGGAAATCGAGCTGGACCTTCTTGGCGAAGAACCAGCGCAGTCCCGCGTTCAGGTAGGCGGTCGTCGACTCGCCCTCCTCGGTCATCGTCCTCGCGTTCGCCTGGAGCTCGGTGATGACCGAGAATTCCTGCGAGAACCGAGCCGACACGCCGCCGAAGAAGCCCGGTCTTGCCCTCCGCTCCTCCATCGTCCTCGTGATGCCCGCGCTCCACTCCCAGTGCTCGGAGAACGGGAACTCCCGGGAGGCGACGAGGAACAGGCCCGGCGAGGCCTTCTCGAACGCGCCGCTGTCGAACTGCCGGCCGTAGCCGCGCGAGTCGAACCCGAGCGCCAGCCCGACCGGCGCGTTCCCCTGCCTCGCGATCCGGACCTTCGCGTCGAACTCGACGCGGCTCTCCCAGTCCGGTCGGCCCAGCCCCACGACGTTCCGGGCCCCGTAGGACACCCCAAGGTAGAGGTAGTCCGTCACGCCCACTCGGATGCCCCCCACGAGCGTCCCGCCGGGCGCGAGGCGCGCTCCGATCGAGTACGTGGCTCTGGGAACGGTGTGGGCCGTCGGAAGATCTGCGAGCTCGGGAAACCGGCCGTCGAGCTCGACGGCCGGCGCCACCGCGACCAGCGAGAGGAGCGCGAGGACCGCAAGTGCCGCTCTTCTGAGCATATGCGTCACTCCCCGAGCCTCGTGGACCCCTTCCAGGCCGCGTGGCGAAATATAGCAACCCCTTATGGCGCTGTCAATTAGAAACCCGGCGGGGGCGGCGCGGCCGCCGCGGCTCCGACAAGCCTCACGTTCCCCTCTCCGACCATCGCCTCAAGACGACTCACAAGCTCACGCGACGGATCCACGCGAACCGCCCCGGCGCTGACGGTCACGAGCCGGCCTCCGGTGCGCAGGACGAGGTCGACCGGACAGCGCCCGGAGTGGGCGCCGAGAGCCCCCTTGATCTCCTCGAGCAGCGTCTCGACGAGCACGTCGGACGTGAGCGTGATGACGAGCCTCTCGACGAACCGCTGATGGGCCATGGCGAGGGGCACGATGTCGCTCACGACGATCTTCGGAACCTCCTCCTCGCGCGTGGAGACCTTCCCCTCGACGAGCAGCGCCGCGTCCTTCTGGACGGACTCGTGTCTCCTGGCGAAGCACTTCGAGAACACGACGAGCTCGACGCGCCCCGTGAAGTCCTCGAGGGTCACGAAGGCCATCCGCTCGCCCTTCCTGTCCGTCATCTGCTTGGCGTTCGTGACGATGCCGCCGATCCGCACGGCCTCGCCGTCCTCGGCCTCCTGCAGCTCGCCCACGGAGATCGTCGCGAACTCGCGAAGCTCGCGCTCGTAGCGCGCGAGCGGGTGCCCGGTCATGTAGAACCCGAGCACCTCCTTCTCCCGGTTGAGCATCTCGCTGTCGCTCCAGGGCTCCGCATCGGGCAGCTTCCTCGGCCTTGCTGGCGCGCCTGCGGCCCCATCGAGGACGGTCAGGAGCGACGTCTGTCCGGACTCGTGCTCACGCTGTGCGCGCTGGCCGAGCTCGAGCGCCGCCGGGACGGCCGCCATCTGGCCGGCCCGGTGACCGTGAAGCGCATCCAGGGCGCCGGCGGCGACAAGACTCTCGAGGACGCGACGGTTCACGATCCGCAGGTCCACGCGGCTCGTGAGGTCGAAGATGTCGCCGAAGGACCCGCGCTGCCGTCTCGCGTCGACGATCGAGTGGACGGCCGCACGGCCGACGTTCTTGATCGCGGCGAGGCCGAACTGGATGTCGCCCCGGGGCGTCGCCCTGAACTCGGCCTGTCCCTCGTTGACGTTGGGGGGAAGCACCCGGATCCCCATCCGCCGGCACTCGTTGATGAGCGCGACGACACGATCGGAGTCGTCCATCTCGCTCGTGAGCGTGGCCGCCATGAACTCCGCCGCGTGGTGCGCCTTGAGGTAGGCCGTCCTCACCGCGAGGATCGCGTAGGAGGCGCTGTGCGCCTTGTTGAAGCCGTATCCCGCGAAGTGCGCCATCTGATCGAACACGGCCCCCGCCGTGCTCTTCGGGATGCCCGCGCCGACGGCCCCCCGGACGAAGTCCTCGCGCTGAAGCGCCATCTGCTCCGGGACCTTCTTCCGCATCGCGTTCAGCAGGATGTCGGCCTGACTCATCGTGAAGCCGGCGAGCTCGCTCGCCACCTTCATCACCTGCTCCTGGTACGCGATGACGCCGTAGGTCTCGCTCAGCACCGACGCGAGCTTCGGGTGGAGGTACGCGACCTTCTGCCGGCCGTGCTTCCGCTTGACGTAGTCCTCCACCATCCCCGAGCCCAGCGGACCGGGGCGGAAGAGCGCGTTGACGGCGATGATGTCCTCGATCCTCTCCGGCTTCATCTTCCGCAGAAGGTCGCGCATGCCGGACGACTCCAGCTGGAACACGCCGACCGTGTTTCCGCTGCTCAGCAGTTCGTACGTCGCGGGGTCGTCCAGCGGGATGCTCTCCGGCGTCCTCTGGACGCCGTGGTTCTCCTCAATCATCGCAAGGGTGTCCCGGATGACCGTCAGCGTCCTCAGGCCGAGGAAGTCGAACTTGAGGAGGCCGATCTTCGCCAGCGACTTCATGTGGTACTGGGTCGTGATCTCGTCGCCGGCCGACTTGTAGAGAGGCGCCCAGGCGTCGATGCGTCCCGGGGCGATGATGACCCCGGCCGCGTGGACCGACGCGTGGCGCACGAGCCCCTCGAGCATCCTGGCGTACTCGATGAGCTTGGCGTACTTCTCGTCGGAGTCCCGGAGCTCCCTGAGCTCGGGAACGCGGGCGAGCGCGTCGTCCAGCGTGATGCTGAGCTCGCGGGGGATCATCTTCGCGATCCGGTCGACCTCGGCGTACGGCAGCTTGAGCACCCGCCCGACGTCGCGCACGACGGCCCGCGCCTGCATCGTGCCGAACGTGATCACCTGAGCGACCGACTCGCGGCCGTACTTCTGCGTGACGTAGTCGATGATCTCATTGCGGCGTTCGTAGCAGAAGTCGATGTCGAAGTCCGGCATCGCCTTCCGCGCCGGGTTCAGAAAGCGCTCGAAGACCAGGCCGAACCGCAGGGGATCCAGCTCGGTGATGCCGAGGGCGTAGCTCACGATGCTGGCGGCTGCCGACCCGCGCCCCGGCCCCACGGGAATGCCGCGTCGTTTGGCCTCCTCGATGAAGTCCTGGACGATCAGGAAGTACCCCGAGAAGCCCATGTCCTTGATGAGCGCGAGCTCCCGTTCCATCCGATCCGTGACCTCGGGAGGAACGGTGGAGCCGCACCGCCGCTCGATGCCCTCGCGGGCGAGCGCGGCCAGGTACTCCGCGGCGTCCGCGTAGCCCTGCGGCAGGGGGAACCGCGGCATGTGCACGCGCCCGAACTCGAGCGACAGGTTGCACCGCTCGGCGATGGCCACCGTGTTCTCGTAGGCATCGGGGAACTCGGCCATCACGGCGCGCATCTCGTTCGGGGACTTGAGGTAGAACTCGTCGTTCGGCATTCGCATGCGGTCCGGGTCGTCGATCTCCTTTGAGGTCTGGATGCACAGGAGAACGTCGTGCGCCGGGGCCGCCTCGCGCGCAAGGTAGTGGCAGTCGTTCGCGGCGACGAGGGGGATGCCGAGCTCGCGGGAGAGCTGCGCATAGCCAGCCCGGACGGCCGCCTCCTCGGGAAGGCCGTGGTTCTGTATCTCGAGGTAGAAGTTGCCGTCGCCGAAGATCTCGGCGAGCTCGATGGCCGCTTCGCGCGCGCCCGCGAGATCCCCCGCGAGGATGCGCTGGGCCGGCGCCCCCCGCAGGCATGCCGTCGTCGCGATGATACCCTCGTGGTGCCGGCGCAGAAGCTCCCTGTCGATCCGCGGGCGGTAGTAGAGGCCTTCGAGAAAGGAGATCGTGGACAGCCGCATCAGGTTGCGGTAGCCTTGCTCGTTCCTCGCGAGCAGCAGGAGGTGGTTGAGGTCCCACGCCCTCCCCTGCGGCCGTTCCGTGTGCGATCGCGGGTCGACGTACGCCTCAAGCCCGATGATCGGCTTGAGGCCCTTCTCCATGGCGGCCGCGTAGAACTCGATCACACCGAACATGTTGCCGTGGTCGGTCAGCGCGAGGGCGGGCATCCTGAGCTCGAGCGCACGCTCGACCATGCGGTCGATGCGCGACGCTCCGTCCAGAAGGCTGTACTCGGAGTGGTTGTGGAGGTGGACGAAGTCCGAACGGATCATGGCTCTCCGCGCTCGCCCCGGATCGCTCCCGGATCGTCCTCGTTGGCATGCCTCAGCATCCAATCGAGGAGTTCGACGGCCGCCGAGGCACCGCCCTCCGCCTGCTGCCTCTTCCGCATGCCCGCCAGCACCTCGGCCTGAAGCCGATCCCAAGCAGGAACGTCGGCGCTCATGAGAACGAACACGTCGCACACTCCGCGGGTGCCGTCCCGTGCCGACGAAGCCGGGCACTCCCTGTGGAATGCGTCCTCGCGCCTCAGCTCGGCGGCCAGCCGTTCGACGACGGGCTCGACCAGGCGGGTCCGGAAGACCCCACGATCTGTGCTCGTCAACTCGACGCCGGCGTGTCGGAACGCGCGATCGACGAGGCCGAGCATATGCTCGCGGACGGCGCGCTCCGCCTGGGACCTCGCGTCGGCCTCGGCCTCCGCCACGCCTGCGGCGGCGTCCGGGGCTGCCGAGCACCCCCCCACGTAGTACGCGCGCACGGAGTCTGTCACGGGCACAACGAGAACCCAGTTGGGGAGCTCCTGCGACGCGGGACGCTCACCGTCAACCGAAGCCGTCGAAGAGCATCCCGCTGCAAGCGCGAGGAGCATCCACGCCGCGCCCCCGGGTAAGACCGATCTACGCCTCTCCATGGCATCCTCCGTTGATGGCAGAGCTCAGGCGGCGAGGCTAGCAAGCGGATGTGCGAAGCGTCAAGGCGGCGCGCATACGGCCAGGAAGAAGAAGGACCCCCTTCACCTCTCGGCGAAGGGGGTCCGCATGTTCCGGCAGCGTCCTACTCTCCCGCAAGGTCTCCCAAGCAGTACCATCGGCGCTGGAGGGCTTAACTACTGTGTTCGAAATGGGTACAGGTGTGACCCCTCCGCCATAGCCACCGAAACAACGCTCCCGGCCGGCGCGCGCCGGCTTCACTGAGGCACCCGGCCTGGGGTCAGGACGAGGTCCAGCCCCAAATCAGTCGCAAGCGATCTAGATCGTCGACTGCGTCGCCAGGTGCACAGATCGGCGACAACTCAGAGTATTGGACGAGCAGCAGCACCATTGCTGTAGATCTCATGACGGCCAAGTCGCACGGCCGATTAGTACCGGTCGGCTGAGAGGATTGCTCCCCTTACACCTCCGGCCTATCAACGTCGTCATCTCCAACGAGCCTTTAGGTGGGTTGCCCCACGGGATGCCTATTCTTGGAGGAGGCTTCACGCTTAGATGCTTTCAGCGTTTATCCTTTCCGAACATAGCTACCCAGCGATGCCACTGGCGTGACAACTGGTACACTAGAGGTTCGTCCACCCTGGTCCTCTCGTACTAAGGGCAGCTCTCCTCAAGCATCCTACGCCCGCAACGGATAAGGACCGAACTGACTCACGTCGTTCTAAACCCAGCTCACGTAACGACTTTAATTGGCGAACAGCCAAACCCTTGGGACCTTGTCCAGCCCCAGGATGTGTTGAGCCGACATCGAGGTGCCAAACCTCCCCGTCGATGTGGACTCTCGGGGGAGATAAGCCTGTTATCCCCGGGGTACCTTTTATCCGTTAAGTGCCGGCCTTTCCACGCAGCACCGGCAGATCACTAGGCCCTGCTTTCGCATCTGCTCGGCTTGTTTGCCTCGCAGTCAAGCTCCCTTCTGCCCTTACACTCGACACGCGGTTGCCGTCCGCGCTGAGGGAACCTTTGGGCGCCTCCGTTACGTTTTAGGAGGCGACCGCCCCAGTCAAACTACCCGCCTGACACTGTCCCCGCACCGGGTAACGGCGCCGGGTTAGGTCTCCAACAAGGCAAGGGTGGTATTTCAAGGTTGGCTCCACGAAGGCTAGCGCCCCCGCTTCATAGCCTCCCACCTATCCTACACGAACCTGGCCGAAGACCAATATCAGGGTGCAGTAAAGGTCCACGGGGTCTTTCTGTCCAGTTGCGGGTAAGCGGCATCTTCACCGCTGCTACAGTTTCGCCGGGTCGGCGGTTGAGACAGCGCCCAAGTCGTGTCACCATTCGTGCAGGTCGGAACTTACCCGACAAGGAATTTCGCTACCTTAGGACCGTTATAGTTACGGCCGCCGTTTACTGGGGCTTCGGTTCAACGCTTCGCCCCCCGAAGGGGGCTAACGTCTTCCCTTAACCTTCCAGCACCGGGCAGGTGTCAGTCCCTATACGTTGCCTTGCGGCTTGGCAGAGACCTGTGTTTTTAGTAAACAGTCGCCCAGGCCGATTCTCTGCGGCCCCTCACAGCTCCCCTCGCAAGGAGGATCACCGCAAAGGGCACCCCTTATCCCGAAGTTACGGGGTCAGATTGCCGAGTTCCTTAACCGCCGTTCTCCCGAGCACCTTTGGATACTCTCCTCGCCCACCTGTGTCGGTTTCCGGTACGGGCACCGACGAGACTCGCATAGAGGCTTTTCTCGGCAGCTTGATTAGGGTCAGTTTGTGTCCCAAAGGGACTCCCCATCACGTCTCGGGGTAGTGGCCGCGCGCATTTACACGCAGCCCCCCTACTCGCTTAGACCGGGACATCCAACACCCGGCTGACCTTTCACTCCTGCGTCACCCCTTAGCGTCTTTGTCGTCTCGTCAGTGGTACGGGAATATTAGCCCGTTCTCCATCGCCTACGCCTGTCGGCCTCGGCTTAGGTCCCGACTAACCCTGAGCGGATTAACCTTCCTCAGGAACCCTTGGGCTTTCGGTGTGCAGGTTTCTCGCCTGCATTATCGCTACTCGTTCCGGCATAATCACTTCCGTTTCGTCGACCCGATCTCACGATCGAGCTTCACCCTACAACGGAACGCTCCCCTACCAGACGCCCTTGCGGGCGCATCCAGAGCTTCGGTGGCTGGCTTGAGTCCCGTGAATTTTCGGCGCGGGGCCGCTTGACTGGTGAGCAGTTACGCACTCTTTAAATGGTGGCTGCTTCTAAGCCAACATCCCAGCTGTCTGAGCAATCCCACATCCTTACTTCACTTAGCCAGTACTTGGGGACCTTAGCTGCTGGTCTGGGTTCTTCCCCTCTCGTCCGCGGATCTTATCACCCGCAGGCTGACTCCCGGTAAACGAGATGACGGCATTCGGAGTTTGAATGGGGTCGGCAGGTCGGTGAACCCCCTAACCCAATCAGTGCTCTACCTCCGCCACTCTATGAACCGAGGCTAGGCCAAAACCTATTTCGGGGAGAGCCAGCTATCTCCAGGTTTGATTAGCCTTTCACCCCTACGCACAGCTCATCCAAAGTCTTTTCAACGACCACTAGTTCGGGCCTCCACGCATTGCTACACGCGCTTCGCCCTGGCCATGCGTAGATCACCTGGCTTCGGGTCTGTAGAGCGCGACTCATTGTCGCCCATTTCGGACTCGCTTTCGCTCCGGCTCCGCGTCACAGACGCTTAACCTCGCCACGCTCTAACAAGTCGCCGGATCATTATGCAAAAGGCACGCGGTCAGATCTGCGTGGGCCGAAGCCCGCGCAGACCCTCCCACAGCTTGTAGGCACACGGTTTCAGGTTCTATTTCACTCTCCGCCAGGAGTTCTTTTCACCTTTCCCTCACGGTACTGGTTCGCTATCGGTCGCCAGCGAATACTTAGCCTTAGGAGGTGGTCCTCCCGGATTCCCACGGGGTTTCACGTGCCCCGCAGTACTTGGGTACCCAACCCAGGGAGCCTCCGCTCCTTCGTCTAAGGGACTATCACCCTCTATGGTCGGCCTTCCCATGCCGTTCGACTGAAGCTCGGGTTGCTCACTCCCCGACCGGTCCGCACACCGGTCCAATCGGGCCCCACGACACCGTCTGCACAACGCGCGCGGGCTTGAACATGCAGATCGGTTTAGGCTTGTTCCCGTTCGCTCGCCACTACTAGGGAAGTCGCTGTTGCTTTCTTCTCCTGGGGGTACTGAGATGTTTCAGTTCCCCCCGTTCGCCTCGTCCGGCCTATCTGATTCAGCCGGCGATCACGCGGCATGACCCGCGTGGGGTTGCCCCATTCGGAAATCCCCGGGTCAAAGGATGTTTGCTCCTCACCGGGGCTTATCGCAGCTTACCACGTCCTTCATCGCTTGCTGGCGCCAAGGCATCCACCATGTGCCCTTAGTAACTTGGCCATCTTGATCACGGCAAAGATGCTTTGCCCGTCCAATCTCTTGAGTTGTCAAAGACCCGTGCCCGCCGTCGGCTACTGCCCGAACCCCTCGTAAGCCTACCAACCTCGCTGAGGTCGAACTGGTGGAGATAACCGGGATCGAACCGGTGACCTCCTGCTTGCAAAGCAGGCGCTCTCCCAGCTGAGCTATATCCCCGGCACGAGCCTCGATGGGATTGGTGGGCCTAAGAGGAGTTGAACCTCTGACCTCACGCTTATCAGGCGTGCGCTCTAACCACGGCTGAGCTATAGGCCCGAGAGGCTCCCCGACTGCGGGAAGGCCGAATCACGATGAATAGCGTGCCAGCCGTTCCTCTGACCGTCTGACCTTCTCGATCCGCCGCGCGTGGCGCCGGTCGAGATGTCTCCTTAGAAAGGAGGTGATCCAGCCACACCTTCCGGTACGGCTACCTTGTTACGACTTAGCCCCAATCGCTGGTCTTACCTTGGGCGCCTGCCCCCCTTGCGGGTTGGCTCAGCGACTTAGGGCACTCCCAGCTTTCGTGGCTTGACGGGCGGTGTGTACAAACCCCGGGAACGTATTCACCGCGGCGTGCTGATCCGCGATTACTAGCGATTCCGGCTTCATGGAGTCGAGTTGCAGACTCCAATCCGAACTGAGACCGGCTTTTTGGGATTGGCTCCGCCTCGCGGCATTGCAACCCTTTGTACCGGCCATTGTAGCACGTGTGTAGCCCGGGACGTAAGGACCATGAGGACTTGACGTCATCCCCGCCTTCCTCCGGCATATCGCCGGCAGTCTCGCCAGAGTGCCCGGCATAACCCGATGGCAACAGGCGACGAGGGTTGCGCTCGTTGCGGGACTTAACCCAACATCTCACGACACGAGCTGACGACAGCCATGCAGCACCTGTGTACCGACCCCGAAGGGAGGGCATGTTTCCATGCCTGTCCGGTACATGTCAAGCCCCGGTAAGGTTCTTCGCGTTGCGTCGAATTGAACCACATGCTCCACCGCTTGTGCGGGGTCCCGTCAATTCCTTTGAGTTTCAGCCTTGCGACCGTACTCCCCAGGCGGGGCACTTAATGCGTTTGCTGCGGCACAGGAGGGGTCAGTACCTCCTACACCTAGTGCCCATCGTTTAAGGCTGGGACTACCAGGGTATCTAAGCCTGTTTGCTCCCCCAGCTTTCGCGCCTCAGCGTCAGCCATGGCCCAGAAGGCCGCCTTCGCTACCGGTGTTCTTCCTGATATCTACGCATTCCACCGCTACACCAGGAATTCCGCCTTCCTCTACCAAGCTCAAGAATCGCAGTTTCGACCGCAGTTCACCGGTTGAGCCGGTGGATTTCACGGCCGACCCGCGATCCCGCCTACGCGCCCTTTACGCCCAGTAAATCCGAATAACGCTTGACCCCTCCGTATTACCGCGGCTGCTGGCACGGAGTTAGCCGGGTCTTTCTCCAGGGGCAACGTCAGGCACCCAGCCTATTCAGCTGGGTGCGGTTCTCCCCCCTGTGACAGGGCTTTACGACCCGAAGGCCTTCATCGCCCACGCGGCGTCGCTCGGTCGGGCTTGCGCCCATTGCCGAAGCCTCTCGACTGCTGCCTCCCTTAGGAGTCTGGGCCGTATCTCAGTCCCAGTGTGGCTGACCACCCTCTCAGGCCAGCTACCCATCATAGCCTTGGTAGGCCGTTACCCTACCAACTAGCTAATAGGACTCGGGGCCATCCTTAAGCGGCACCTTGTGTCAGAGGGCACCTTTGGTCTCCCACTCATGCGGGCAGGAGACGTCATGCGGAATTTACGTCTTTCGGACGTGTTCCCCACTCAAGGGCAGGTTCCCCAAGCGTTACTCACCAGTTCGCCACTCTACTCAGGTCCCCGAAGGGACCCTTTCGCGTTCGACTTGCATGCCTAATCCACGCCGCCAGCGTTCATTCTGAGCCAGGATCAAACTCTCCGTTGTAGTCTAATCCTCGACTGCCCCCCACACCGTGAGGGACAGCGTCTTACGCGTGTGCATGTGTTCCCCGCGCCGGCCGCGCTCGCGCGCGCCCGTCACGAGAGAACCCGTTCAGGGTACTTGGCTAGCACGCTATTCAGGTTTCAAAGAGCTTCGGAGTCCCCGCTCCCGCAGGGAGCCCCGGCTGTCTTTCGGCAGCCTTGGGAGTATAGGCTCCGGGGCGATTCCTGTCAAGCGATTTTCTACACGGCGGCGACTTTTTTTCCGATCCCCCGCGCCGCGCCGATCTACTCCCCAGGAAGGACCCTCCCCGGCACGAGCCTGACGAACCTCCTCTTCCCGGCCTGCAGGAGGCGCGGTGCACTCAGGTCCACCACCGCATCCGGATCCCTCACCGCCTCGCCGTCCACTCTGATCCCCCCCTGGGCGATCAGGCGTCTGGCTTCTCCACCCGACCCGGCAAGCCCCGCTCCTACCACGACCGCCACGATCCACGCGCGAGAAAGGTCCGACTGCCCCTTGAGGACCACGACCGGCTCGGGGACCTCGTCGGGCAGCCCGCCCTTCGCGAAGACCCTGTCGAACTCCGCCTCGGCGCTGTCCGCCGCCGCCACGCCGTGGTACAGCGTGACGAGGCGCCTCGCGAGCTGTCTCTTGAGATCGCGCGGGTTCACATCGGGATCCTGCAGGCTCTCCTTCACGCCCGCGAGCGTCTCAGGGGAGAGAACAGCCGCGAGCTCGTAGTACCGCCCGATCACAGCGTCGGGAATCGACATCGTCTTTCCGTACATCTCGCGCGGGGACTCCGAGAGCCCGATGTAGTTGCCGGTGCTCTTGCTCATCCGCCGCACGCCGTCCGTGCCCTCCAGGACCGGCATGAGCATCACGACCTCGGGCTCGACCCCGTACGCCTTCTGGATCTCCCGAGCAACCAGGCAGTTGAACTTCTGCTCCGTGGCGCCGAGCTCCACGTCGGCCCTGATGGCCACCGAGTCATATCCCTGCATGAGCGGGTAGAAGAGCTCGTGGATGCTGATGGGCTGCTGCGCGCCGAAGCGCTGCGTGAAGTCGTCGCGCTCGAGGATCCTCGCGACGGTGTACTTCCCGGCAAGGTCCATGACGTCGGCGAAGCTCATGGTCCGGAACCAGTCACCGTTCATGACGACCTCGGTCCGCGCCGGGTCGACGATCTTGTGGAGCTGCGCCTGGTAGGTCTGCGCGTTCCTGAGAACCTCCTCGTACGTCAGCCTGGGGCGCGTCTCGGCTCGCTCGCTGGGATCGCCCACCATGCCCGTGTAGTCGCCGA
Coding sequences:
- a CDS encoding tyrosine--tRNA ligase gives rise to the protein MLDPREQLERLREGVVEIIKEDELLGKLERSLRDGKPLRVKQGFDPSAPDLHLGHAVGLRKLRQFQDLGHTAVVIIGDYTGMVGDPSERAETRPRLTYEEVLRNAQTYQAQLHKIVDPARTEVVMNGDWFRTMSFADVMDLAGKYTVARILERDDFTQRFGAQQPISIHELFYPLMQGYDSVAIRADVELGATEQKFNCLVAREIQKAYGVEPEVVMLMPVLEGTDGVRRMSKSTGNYIGLSESPREMYGKTMSIPDAVIGRYYELAAVLSPETLAGVKESLQDPDVNPRDLKRQLARRLVTLYHGVAAADSAEAEFDRVFAKGGLPDEVPEPVVVLKGQSDLSRAWIVAVVVGAGLAGSGGEARRLIAQGGIRVDGEAVRDPDAVVDLSAPRLLQAGKRRFVRLVPGRVLPGE
- a CDS encoding DNA polymerase III subunit alpha, with translation MIRSDFVHLHNHSEYSLLDGASRIDRMVERALELRMPALALTDHGNMFGVIEFYAAAMEKGLKPIIGLEAYVDPRSHTERPQGRAWDLNHLLLLARNEQGYRNLMRLSTISFLEGLYYRPRIDRELLRRHHEGIIATTACLRGAPAQRILAGDLAGAREAAIELAEIFGDGNFYLEIQNHGLPEEAAVRAGYAQLSRELGIPLVAANDCHYLAREAAPAHDVLLCIQTSKEIDDPDRMRMPNDEFYLKSPNEMRAVMAEFPDAYENTVAIAERCNLSLEFGRVHMPRFPLPQGYADAAEYLAALAREGIERRCGSTVPPEVTDRMERELALIKDMGFSGYFLIVQDFIEEAKRRGIPVGPGRGSAAASIVSYALGITELDPLRFGLVFERFLNPARKAMPDFDIDFCYERRNEIIDYVTQKYGRESVAQVITFGTMQARAVVRDVGRVLKLPYAEVDRIAKMIPRELSITLDDALARVPELRELRDSDEKYAKLIEYARMLEGLVRHASVHAAGVIIAPGRIDAWAPLYKSAGDEITTQYHMKSLAKIGLLKFDFLGLRTLTVIRDTLAMIEENHGVQRTPESIPLDDPATYELLSSGNTVGVFQLESSGMRDLLRKMKPERIEDIIAVNALFRPGPLGSGMVEDYVKRKHGRQKVAYLHPKLASVLSETYGVIAYQEQVMKVASELAGFTMSQADILLNAMRKKVPEQMALQREDFVRGAVGAGIPKSTAGAVFDQMAHFAGYGFNKAHSASYAILAVRTAYLKAHHAAEFMAATLTSEMDDSDRVVALINECRRMGIRVLPPNVNEGQAEFRATPRGDIQFGLAAIKNVGRAAVHSIVDARRQRGSFGDIFDLTSRVDLRIVNRRVLESLVAAGALDALHGHRAGQMAAVPAALELGQRAQREHESGQTSLLTVLDGAAGAPARPRKLPDAEPWSDSEMLNREKEVLGFYMTGHPLARYERELREFATISVGELQEAEDGEAVRIGGIVTNAKQMTDRKGERMAFVTLEDFTGRVELVVFSKCFARRHESVQKDAALLVEGKVSTREEEVPKIVVSDIVPLAMAHQRFVERLVITLTSDVLVETLLEEIKGALGAHSGRCPVDLVLRTGGRLVTVSAGAVRVDPSRELVSRLEAMVGEGNVRLVGAAAAAPPPPGF
- a CDS encoding acetyl-CoA carboxylase carboxyltransferase subunit alpha, with amino-acid sequence MVGWLEFEKPLLELEQRIDELRSFADSQSIDVARELARLEAKAGELRKQIYGRLSRWQITQIARHPKRPYTLDYIRMLGVEFLELHGDRRFGDDEAIVGGLGFFGGRRVVIIGQQKGRDTKENIRRNFGMAHPEGYRKALRLMHLAGKFGRPIVSFVDTPGAYPGIGAEERGQAEAIALNLREMARLPVPIVVVVIGEGGSGGALGIGVGDRVLMLEYSVYSVISPEGCASILYRDAAKAPQAAEAMKITAKDLLGFKVVDEVVPEPSGGAHRDPAAAARSVGAAIDRHLTELEGLGPAELVRQRLAKYMAMGEFTET